The following proteins come from a genomic window of Mariniflexile sp. TRM1-10:
- a CDS encoding glycoside hydrolase family 88/105 protein: MKRSLLFISLGFLIAQISFGQQPFNKKEVLAQMELANKYFMEKWPDVGKTIVTNRERPSNIWTRGVYYEGLMALYEIYPREAYYDYAYAWSEFHNWGFRNGNANRNADDYCAAQTYIDLYNLEPDPKKLKNTKSCINMLLNTPQLDDWSWIDAIQMGMPVFAKLGVLENDNRYYEKMYDMYMYTRNKHGDNGLFNPKDGLWWRDADFDPPYTEPNGEDSYWSRGNGWVIAALAKVLAIIPEDAPHRKQYIVDLKSMAEALVPIQRKDGFWNVSLHDPNHYGGKETSGTALFVYGMAYGVNNGILDKNKYLPVIEKAWNAMIKEALHKNGFLGYLQSTGKEPKDGQPLSYDKVPDFEDYGLGCFLLAGAEIYRMQ, translated from the coding sequence ATGAAAAGATCACTTTTATTTATAAGCCTGGGCTTCTTAATTGCTCAAATATCATTTGGCCAACAGCCTTTTAATAAAAAAGAGGTATTGGCACAAATGGAATTAGCCAACAAATACTTTATGGAAAAATGGCCAGATGTGGGCAAAACCATAGTAACCAATAGAGAACGTCCAAGCAATATATGGACGCGCGGGGTGTATTATGAAGGTTTAATGGCTTTATATGAAATTTACCCAAGAGAAGCCTATTATGATTATGCTTATGCGTGGTCTGAATTTCACAATTGGGGTTTTAGAAACGGTAACGCCAACCGCAATGCAGACGATTATTGTGCCGCTCAAACCTATATAGATTTATACAATTTAGAACCAGATCCTAAGAAACTTAAAAACACAAAGTCTTGCATAAACATGTTGCTTAATACCCCACAGTTAGACGATTGGTCATGGATTGATGCCATACAAATGGGCATGCCTGTGTTTGCGAAATTGGGTGTGTTAGAAAACGATAATCGCTATTATGAGAAAATGTACGACATGTACATGTACACAAGAAACAAGCATGGTGATAACGGACTTTTTAACCCAAAAGATGGGTTGTGGTGGCGCGATGCCGATTTCGACCCGCCTTACACAGAACCTAATGGCGAAGATTCCTATTGGAGCCGTGGTAATGGTTGGGTAATTGCGGCATTGGCAAAAGTATTGGCTATCATTCCTGAAGATGCTCCACACAGAAAACAATATATTGTCGATTTAAAATCGATGGCAGAAGCTTTAGTGCCAATACAAAGAAAAGATGGCTTTTGGAACGTAAGCTTGCACGACCCAAACCATTATGGTGGTAAAGAAACCTCGGGTACTGCCCTATTTGTTTATGGCATGGCTTATGGTGTAAACAACGGTATTTTAGATAAAAACAAATACTTGCCTGTAATAGAAAAAGCTTGGAATGCCATGATTAAGGAAGCCTTACACAAAAATGGCTTTTTAGGTTACTTGCAATCTACAGGAAAAGAACCTAAAGATGGACAACCATTGTCTTATGATAAAGTTCCTGATTTTGAAGATTATGGTTTAGGATGTTTTCTATTAGCTGGAGCTGAAATTTATAGAATGCAGTAA
- a CDS encoding glycosyl hydrolase 115 family protein has protein sequence MKYLIFACTLFFGYKSMPNNTSVEKTNTIKTLDFEIYSQNTKAVILYEKNGNPLDSISAYLLADDIFKVTNYKPEVVTSIKQAKGNVIVIGTINSKLIASFINKKELKAGFENQWESYLYKTISNPNRKIKNAFIIAGTNPRGTAYGVFNISKKIGVSPWYWWADVPVKQSNELILNQPDYYSNPPSVTYRGIFLNDEDWGLQPWAAKTFEPETGDIGPKTYSKIFELLLRLNANTIWPAMHPSTKAFFYYPNNAKMASLYNIVIGTSHAEPMLRNNVDEWDKNKFGSFNYKTNKDHVYKYWETRVKEAKNIDAIYTMGMRGVHDSGMEGVKSKDEAVSLLDGIISDQRGLLKKHINPNIEKIPQAFTVYKEVLDLYKNGLQVPDDITLVWTDDNYGYIRALSNAEEQKRSGGGGVYYHASYWGRPHDYLWLSTTHPALIREEMMKAYNLNNNEIWILNVGDIKPIEYNTQLFLDMAYDAEKFQNPEYIIEHQQQFYGDIFGFKFAENITKIKESYFDLAFERKPEFMGWSQTEPTTPISTTAYNPFANGDEIQKRMDAYQTIDKHVEAIEMQLPENLKSSFTQLISYPVKASTSMNKKFLYRDKALSYAKQGRLSASKYKTLSNDAFEYIEALTKNYNGLSNGKWQGFMDMKPRNLPVFDNPSIELEFAEANDAFGFALEDTLSTIEGIKRLPTFYVGDSSSYFIDIFLKKATRVAWQIKELPNWIHITKLSGILNNTDMLEDRIFVSIDWDAWKQAGEPISEIIKIQLNSEEKHIQINISNSYRNISKNNVVEKNGKVVLYANHYSNNEAKNNFLWKEIIGLGHSKSVMESLPLNSSPLLNHENAPVLSYELFTETVTQDATLHLSAIPTHPITTDSELRIAVQWNNEPIQMVNFKTEGRSSTWKDNVLSNKTVGKIQVPITEKGKQTLKIYMMDPGVLLDYIILNTKDKNILPYQLIPETKINSFK, from the coding sequence ATGAAATATTTAATATTTGCCTGTACATTATTTTTTGGTTACAAATCAATGCCGAATAATACGTCTGTAGAAAAAACCAACACAATTAAAACGCTCGATTTCGAGATTTATTCACAAAACACTAAAGCCGTTATTTTATATGAAAAAAATGGAAACCCTTTAGATTCTATATCGGCTTATTTACTAGCAGATGATATTTTTAAAGTCACCAATTACAAACCCGAAGTTGTTACAAGCATAAAACAAGCAAAAGGTAACGTAATTGTTATTGGAACTATTAATTCCAAACTTATTGCTTCCTTTATAAATAAAAAAGAACTAAAGGCAGGATTTGAAAACCAATGGGAAAGCTATCTCTATAAAACCATTTCAAATCCAAACAGAAAAATAAAAAACGCCTTTATTATTGCAGGCACCAATCCACGTGGTACAGCCTATGGCGTTTTTAATATATCAAAAAAAATAGGCGTTTCACCATGGTATTGGTGGGCTGATGTGCCTGTCAAACAAAGTAACGAACTCATTTTAAACCAACCAGACTATTATAGCAATCCGCCTTCAGTCACTTATCGTGGCATTTTTTTAAATGACGAAGATTGGGGTTTGCAACCATGGGCAGCCAAAACTTTTGAACCCGAAACAGGCGATATTGGACCTAAAACATACTCCAAAATATTTGAACTTTTATTACGCCTAAATGCCAATACCATTTGGCCCGCTATGCATCCAAGTACCAAAGCATTTTTTTATTATCCAAACAATGCTAAAATGGCAAGCTTATATAACATAGTTATTGGCACCTCCCATGCAGAACCTATGCTACGTAACAATGTAGACGAATGGGATAAAAATAAATTTGGAAGTTTTAATTACAAAACCAACAAAGACCATGTGTACAAGTATTGGGAAACCCGAGTAAAGGAAGCAAAAAATATCGATGCTATTTACACCATGGGCATGCGCGGTGTTCATGATAGCGGTATGGAAGGTGTGAAAAGTAAAGATGAAGCTGTCTCGCTATTAGACGGAATTATTTCAGACCAACGAGGTTTGCTCAAAAAGCATATCAATCCAAACATTGAAAAAATACCACAAGCCTTCACCGTTTACAAAGAAGTGCTGGATTTATATAAAAATGGCCTTCAAGTTCCTGATGATATAACGCTCGTTTGGACGGACGATAACTACGGATACATTCGAGCTTTAAGTAATGCCGAAGAACAAAAACGTTCTGGCGGTGGCGGTGTTTATTACCATGCATCCTATTGGGGCAGACCACATGATTATTTGTGGTTAAGCACAACACACCCTGCTTTAATACGCGAGGAAATGATGAAAGCTTACAACTTAAACAACAATGAGATTTGGATTTTAAATGTAGGTGATATCAAACCTATAGAGTATAATACCCAACTGTTTTTAGATATGGCTTATGACGCAGAAAAGTTTCAGAATCCAGAATATATTATCGAGCATCAACAACAATTTTATGGTGATATTTTTGGCTTTAAATTTGCTGAAAATATTACCAAAATTAAAGAATCTTATTTCGATCTGGCCTTTGAACGTAAACCGGAATTTATGGGTTGGAGCCAAACCGAACCTACCACGCCAATTTCAACGACGGCTTATAATCCCTTTGCAAATGGTGATGAAATTCAAAAAAGAATGGATGCATACCAAACTATAGATAAGCACGTTGAAGCTATTGAAATGCAATTGCCAGAAAATTTAAAAAGTTCATTTACACAATTGATAAGCTATCCGGTAAAAGCATCGACTAGCATGAACAAAAAGTTTTTATACCGCGATAAGGCTTTAAGCTATGCTAAACAAGGGCGTTTGAGTGCTTCGAAATATAAAACATTATCGAATGACGCATTTGAATATATTGAAGCCTTAACTAAAAACTATAATGGGCTATCTAACGGAAAATGGCAAGGCTTTATGGATATGAAACCGCGAAATCTTCCTGTTTTCGATAATCCTTCAATAGAATTAGAATTTGCAGAAGCTAACGACGCTTTTGGATTCGCCTTAGAAGACACGCTATCAACAATAGAAGGGATAAAACGTTTACCAACATTTTATGTAGGAGATTCATCATCATATTTCATAGATATTTTTCTAAAAAAAGCGACTCGGGTTGCTTGGCAAATTAAAGAGCTGCCTAATTGGATACATATTACCAAATTATCTGGAATTTTAAATAATACAGACATGTTGGAAGACAGAATTTTTGTTTCAATAGATTGGGATGCATGGAAACAAGCCGGTGAACCAATCTCTGAAATCATCAAAATCCAATTAAATTCCGAAGAAAAACATATTCAAATTAATATCTCAAATAGCTATAGAAACATTTCTAAAAACAATGTTGTTGAAAAAAACGGAAAGGTTGTTCTATACGCAAACCATTATTCAAACAATGAAGCGAAAAACAATTTTCTTTGGAAAGAAATTATAGGGCTTGGACATTCTAAATCAGTCATGGAATCGCTTCCTTTAAATAGTTCTCCCTTATTAAATCATGAAAACGCTCCGGTTTTAAGCTATGAGCTATTTACCGAAACAGTAACCCAAGATGCGACACTTCATTTAAGTGCCATCCCAACGCATCCCATAACCACAGATAGCGAACTTAGGATTGCGGTACAATGGAACAACGAACCAATCCAAATGGTGAATTTTAAAACTGAAGGCAGAAGCAGTACTTGGAAAGATAATGTATTAAGTAATAAAACTGTTGGCAAAATACAAGTTCCTATCACTGAAAAAGGAAAACAGACGCTTAAAATTTACATGATGGATCCTGGCGTGTTATTAGATTATATTATTTTAAACACAAAAGACAAAAACATATTACCATATCAACTCATACCAGAAACTAAAATTAATTCTTTTAAATAA